In one Brienomyrus brachyistius isolate T26 chromosome 12, BBRACH_0.4, whole genome shotgun sequence genomic region, the following are encoded:
- the eif2ak3 gene encoding eukaryotic translation initiation factor 2-alpha kinase 3 isoform X2 codes for MEKGLQLGNLSISLVLLLLLKALTGTAQSSAGRGAEPAAALGSETVEDGPDVMERALGSVGAPVTGDVTVEDDENGPAGEEDAGEGDEDARLKRSLVIISTLDGRISALDPDDHGRKLWDLDVGSGCLVSSSLSKPEVFGNKMIIPSLDGALFQWDRDRESMEAVPFSVESLLESSYRIREDTVLVGGKSLTTYGLGAYSGKLRYICSAVGCSHWDEEALEREDVLLLQRTQKTVRAVRPRSGSEKWNFSVGHFELKFVPETQPGLNFIEGELPSGPGAGREGPREGPQIIHEEEDPKAETHELLIKVSVPDWKVMAFNNKPGGGLAWERQFCTPIASAWLVQGGRVIPISLFDDTSYTSRPDPAGEEEEEEIVEEARGATESSVYLGMFQGQLYLQSSVRISEQFSTRPKALDSRNTGGIISLPTVKWKPLIHSPSRTPVLVGSEEFDKCLNNDKFSHEEYSNGALSVLQYPYDNGYYFPYNDRYRGRRDTAVSLVPGHGGPTELRRKDPVLLLPWWKEILGTIVFCIAATTYIVRKFFHPPAASVRQRKESETQCQTDCKLELEPDEPKEVMVTECRSTEYVSRYLTDFQPVQCLGRGGFGVVFEARNKVDDCNYAIKRIRLPNSELAREKVMREVKALAKLEHPGIIRYFNAWQESPPGDWQEEMDQRWLKDTSATDWPLSSPDPMEPLSVKVPVSKPSDTSSVEGGLSPADTFSFHRDVSSTEEAQAHDALPACTVTMGPLSFFASGDSQVEPECSGSPSSFELCPPHGSTDRTTSSFDIVFEDSGCDHTPEDVSRDQGSAPSPQPLIRPDFLSLELPTHRPRPLASPKVYLYIQMQLCRKENLKDWMAERCFPEQRQRGQCLDIFLQIAEAVSFLHGKGLMHRDLKPSNIFFTMDDVVKVGDFGLVTAMDQEEEEDDAGMPLTMPGYARHTGQVGTTLYMSPEQLSGNSYSHKVDVYSLGLILFELLCPFRTHMERVQTLTKVRATEFPDYFSQNNAQELAMVRSMLSLCPSERPEVAEITETPLFQELEVPSRLALRQRSRTYSSSSTGRPNRQPST; via the exons GTCCCTGGTCATCATCAGCACACTGGATGGGCGCATCTCTGCCTTGGACCCCGATGACCATGGGCGTAAGCTGTGGGACCTGGACGTGGGCTCTGGGTGCTTGGTCTCCTCTAGTCTGAGCAAGCCTGAG GTGTTTGGGAATAAGATGATCATCCCGTCCCTGGACGGCGCGCTCTTCCAGTGGGACCGTGACCGTGAGAGCATGGAGGCTGTGCCCTTTAGCGTGGAGTCGCTGCTGGAGTCGTCATACCGCATACGCGAGGACACGGTCCTGGTTGGTGGGAAGTCCCTCACCACATACGGCCTGGGGGCGTACAGCGGAAAG ctgcGCTACATCTGCTCAGCGGTGGGCTGCAGCCACTGGGACGAGGAGGCGCTGGAGCGCGAGGACGTGCTGTTGCTCCAGCGTACCCAGAAGACCGTCCGTGCCGTCCGCCCCCGCAGCGGCAGTGAAAA GTGGAACTTTAGCGTGGGACATTTCGAGCTAAAGTTCGTTCCTGAGACGCAACCAGGTCTGAACTTCATTGAGGGAGAGCTGCCGAGTGGGCCGGGGGCGGGGCGTGAGGGACCCCGGGAAGGTCCCCAGATCATTCACGAGGAGGAGGATCCCAAGGCTGAGACTCACGAGCTGCTCATCAAAGTGTCTGTGCCTGACTGGAAGGTCATGGCCTTCAACAACAAGCCGGGCGGAGGGCTGGCCTGGGAGCGCCAG TTCTGCACCCCGATCGCCTCCGCGTGGCTGGTACAGGGAGGCAGGGTCATTCCCATCAGTCTGTTCGATGACACGTCCTACACCTCCCGGCCCGACCCCGcgggtgaggaggaggaggaggagattgTGGAGGAAGCTCGTGGTGCCACGGAATCCAGCGTCTACCTTG GGATGTTCCAGGGGCAGCTGTACCTCCAGTCTTCAGTGCGGATCTCGGAGCAGTTCTCCACTCGGCCCAAAGCCCTGGACAGCCGCAACACTGGGGGAATCATCTCCCTCCCCACTGTCAAGTGGAAACCCTTGATCC ATTCTCCATCTCGGACCCCAGTCTTGGTTGGCTCAGAGGAGTTTGACAAGTGTCTGAACAACGACAAGTTTTCCCATGAGGAGTACAGCAACGGGGCCCTGTCAGTGCTGCAGTACCCATACG ACAATGGCTACTACTTCCCCTATAATGACCGGTACCGGGGTCGGCGGGACACAGCTGTCAGCCTGGTGCCAGGCCACGGGGGCCCAACCGAGTTGCGCAGGAAGGACCCAGTGCTGCTGCTGCCCTGGTGGAAGGAGATCCTGGGCACCATCGTCTTCTGCATTGCCGCCACCACCTACATTGTCCGCAAGTTCTTCCACCCACCAGCTGCCAGTGTGCGG CAGCGGAAAGAGTCGGAGACCCAGTGTCAGACGGACTGCAAGCTGGAGCTGGAGCCAGACGAACCCAAGGAGGTGATGGTGACGGAGTGCCGGAGCACGGAATACGTGtccag GTACCTGACTGATTTCCAGCCAGTGCAGTGTCTAGGCCGGGGGGGCTTTGGCGTGGTATTTGAGGCTCGCAACAAAGTGGACGACTGCAACTACGCCATCAAGAGGATACGACTGCCAAACAG CGAGCTGGCCCGCGAGAAGGTCATGCGTGAGGTGAAGGCTCTGGCTAAGTTAGAGCACCCAGGCATCATCCGTTACTTCAACGCCTGGCAGGAGAGCCCCCCCGGGGACTGGCAAGAAGAGATGGACCAGCGCTGGCTGAAGGATACCAG CGCCACAGACTGGCCACTCAGCTCCCCAGACCCCATGGAGCCGCTGTCTGTGAAGGTCCCGGTCTCCAAGCCCTCAGACACTTCTTCTGTGGAGGGTGGGCTGAGCCCGGCGGACACCTTCTCCTTCCACAGGGACGTGTCGTCCACTGAGGAGGCCCAGGCCCATGACGCCTTGCCTGCCTGCACTGTCACCATGGGCCCACTCAGCTTCTTTGCCAGTGGCGACAGCCAGGTGGAGCCTGAGTGCTCCGGCTCCCCCAGTTCCTTCGAGTTGTGTCCGCCGCACGGCTCCACTGACCGCACCACCTCCTCCTTCGACATCGTGTTCGAGGATTCTGGTTGTGACCACACCCCCGAGGACGTTTCTCGTGACCAGGGCTCCGCCCCCTCCCCTCAGCCGTTGATCCGTCCCGACTTCCTGAGCCTGGAGCTGCCCACCCACCGGCCGCGGCCCCTGGCCTCTCCCAAGGTCTACTTGTACATCCAGATGCAACTGTGCCGCAAGGAGAACCTCAAGGACTGGATGGCCGAGCGCTGCTTCCCAGAGCAGCGCCAACGCGGCCAGTGCCTGGACATCTTCTTGCAGATCGCCGAGGCCGTCAGCTTCCTGCATGGAAAGGGCCTGATGCACCGCGACCTCAAG CCCTCCAACATCTTCTTCACGATGGATGACGTGGTGAAGGTGGGCGACTTCGGACTGGTGACAGCCATGgaccaggaggaggaggaagacgaCGCTGGCATGCCCCTGACAATGCCAGGCTACGCTCGACACACTGGCCAAGTGGGCACCACACTGTACATGAGCCCAGAGCAG CTGTCAGGGAACTCGTACTCCCACAAGGTGGATGTCTACTCCCTGGGCCTCATCCTGTTTGAGCTGCTGTGTCCTTTTCGGACCCACATGGAGAGAGTTCAG ACATTGACTAAAGTGAGAGCAACGGAGTTTCCTGATTATTTCTCACAGAATAACGCACAGGAG CTCGCCATGGTCCGCAGCATGCTCTCCTTGTGCCCCAGCGAGCGGCCTGAGGTGGCTGAGATCACAGAGACTCCCCTCTTCCAGGAGCTGGAGGTGCCCTCCAGGCTTGCCCTCAGGCAGCGCTCTCGCACCTACAGCTCTTCGTCCACGGGGCGTCCCAACCGTCAGCCCAGCACCTGA
- the eif2ak3 gene encoding eukaryotic translation initiation factor 2-alpha kinase 3 isoform X3, producing the protein MIIPSLDGALFQWDRDRESMEAVPFSVESLLESSYRIREDTVLVGGKSLTTYGLGAYSGKLRYICSAVGCSHWDEEALEREDVLLLQRTQKTVRAVRPRSGSEKWNFSVGHFELKFVPETQPGLNFIEGELPSGPGAGREGPREGPQIIHEEEDPKAETHELLIKVSVPDWKVMAFNNKPGGGLAWERQFCTPIASAWLVQGGRVIPISLFDDTSYTSRPDPAGEEEEEEIVEEARGATESSVYLGMFQGQLYLQSSVRISEQFSTRPKALDSRNTGGIISLPTVKWKPLIHSPSRTPVLVGSEEFDKCLNNDKFSHEEYSNGALSVLQYPYDNGYYFPYNDRYRGRRDTAVSLVPGHGGPTELRRKDPVLLLPWWKEILGTIVFCIAATTYIVRKFFHPPAASVRQRKESETQCQTDCKLELEPDEPKEVMVTECRSTEYVSRYLTDFQPVQCLGRGGFGVVFEARNKVDDCNYAIKRIRLPNSELAREKVMREVKALAKLEHPGIIRYFNAWQESPPGDWQEEMDQRWLKDTSATDWPLSSPDPMEPLSVKVPVSKPSDTSSVEGGLSPADTFSFHRDVSSTEEAQAHDALPACTVTMGPLSFFASGDSQVEPECSGSPSSFELCPPHGSTDRTTSSFDIVFEDSGCDHTPEDVSRDQGSAPSPQPLIRPDFLSLELPTHRPRPLASPKVYLYIQMQLCRKENLKDWMAERCFPEQRQRGQCLDIFLQIAEAVSFLHGKGLMHRDLKPSNIFFTMDDVVKVGDFGLVTAMDQEEEEDDAGMPLTMPGYARHTGQVGTTLYMSPEQLSGNSYSHKVDVYSLGLILFELLCPFRTHMERVQTLTKVRATEFPDYFSQNNAQELAMVRSMLSLCPSERPEVAEITETPLFVHGASQPSAQHLSSGPLTVVAMFSRCSVSFPGSVFEGARTFQLCAFF; encoded by the exons ATGATCATCCCGTCCCTGGACGGCGCGCTCTTCCAGTGGGACCGTGACCGTGAGAGCATGGAGGCTGTGCCCTTTAGCGTGGAGTCGCTGCTGGAGTCGTCATACCGCATACGCGAGGACACGGTCCTGGTTGGTGGGAAGTCCCTCACCACATACGGCCTGGGGGCGTACAGCGGAAAG ctgcGCTACATCTGCTCAGCGGTGGGCTGCAGCCACTGGGACGAGGAGGCGCTGGAGCGCGAGGACGTGCTGTTGCTCCAGCGTACCCAGAAGACCGTCCGTGCCGTCCGCCCCCGCAGCGGCAGTGAAAA GTGGAACTTTAGCGTGGGACATTTCGAGCTAAAGTTCGTTCCTGAGACGCAACCAGGTCTGAACTTCATTGAGGGAGAGCTGCCGAGTGGGCCGGGGGCGGGGCGTGAGGGACCCCGGGAAGGTCCCCAGATCATTCACGAGGAGGAGGATCCCAAGGCTGAGACTCACGAGCTGCTCATCAAAGTGTCTGTGCCTGACTGGAAGGTCATGGCCTTCAACAACAAGCCGGGCGGAGGGCTGGCCTGGGAGCGCCAG TTCTGCACCCCGATCGCCTCCGCGTGGCTGGTACAGGGAGGCAGGGTCATTCCCATCAGTCTGTTCGATGACACGTCCTACACCTCCCGGCCCGACCCCGcgggtgaggaggaggaggaggagattgTGGAGGAAGCTCGTGGTGCCACGGAATCCAGCGTCTACCTTG GGATGTTCCAGGGGCAGCTGTACCTCCAGTCTTCAGTGCGGATCTCGGAGCAGTTCTCCACTCGGCCCAAAGCCCTGGACAGCCGCAACACTGGGGGAATCATCTCCCTCCCCACTGTCAAGTGGAAACCCTTGATCC ATTCTCCATCTCGGACCCCAGTCTTGGTTGGCTCAGAGGAGTTTGACAAGTGTCTGAACAACGACAAGTTTTCCCATGAGGAGTACAGCAACGGGGCCCTGTCAGTGCTGCAGTACCCATACG ACAATGGCTACTACTTCCCCTATAATGACCGGTACCGGGGTCGGCGGGACACAGCTGTCAGCCTGGTGCCAGGCCACGGGGGCCCAACCGAGTTGCGCAGGAAGGACCCAGTGCTGCTGCTGCCCTGGTGGAAGGAGATCCTGGGCACCATCGTCTTCTGCATTGCCGCCACCACCTACATTGTCCGCAAGTTCTTCCACCCACCAGCTGCCAGTGTGCGG CAGCGGAAAGAGTCGGAGACCCAGTGTCAGACGGACTGCAAGCTGGAGCTGGAGCCAGACGAACCCAAGGAGGTGATGGTGACGGAGTGCCGGAGCACGGAATACGTGtccag GTACCTGACTGATTTCCAGCCAGTGCAGTGTCTAGGCCGGGGGGGCTTTGGCGTGGTATTTGAGGCTCGCAACAAAGTGGACGACTGCAACTACGCCATCAAGAGGATACGACTGCCAAACAG CGAGCTGGCCCGCGAGAAGGTCATGCGTGAGGTGAAGGCTCTGGCTAAGTTAGAGCACCCAGGCATCATCCGTTACTTCAACGCCTGGCAGGAGAGCCCCCCCGGGGACTGGCAAGAAGAGATGGACCAGCGCTGGCTGAAGGATACCAG CGCCACAGACTGGCCACTCAGCTCCCCAGACCCCATGGAGCCGCTGTCTGTGAAGGTCCCGGTCTCCAAGCCCTCAGACACTTCTTCTGTGGAGGGTGGGCTGAGCCCGGCGGACACCTTCTCCTTCCACAGGGACGTGTCGTCCACTGAGGAGGCCCAGGCCCATGACGCCTTGCCTGCCTGCACTGTCACCATGGGCCCACTCAGCTTCTTTGCCAGTGGCGACAGCCAGGTGGAGCCTGAGTGCTCCGGCTCCCCCAGTTCCTTCGAGTTGTGTCCGCCGCACGGCTCCACTGACCGCACCACCTCCTCCTTCGACATCGTGTTCGAGGATTCTGGTTGTGACCACACCCCCGAGGACGTTTCTCGTGACCAGGGCTCCGCCCCCTCCCCTCAGCCGTTGATCCGTCCCGACTTCCTGAGCCTGGAGCTGCCCACCCACCGGCCGCGGCCCCTGGCCTCTCCCAAGGTCTACTTGTACATCCAGATGCAACTGTGCCGCAAGGAGAACCTCAAGGACTGGATGGCCGAGCGCTGCTTCCCAGAGCAGCGCCAACGCGGCCAGTGCCTGGACATCTTCTTGCAGATCGCCGAGGCCGTCAGCTTCCTGCATGGAAAGGGCCTGATGCACCGCGACCTCAAG CCCTCCAACATCTTCTTCACGATGGATGACGTGGTGAAGGTGGGCGACTTCGGACTGGTGACAGCCATGgaccaggaggaggaggaagacgaCGCTGGCATGCCCCTGACAATGCCAGGCTACGCTCGACACACTGGCCAAGTGGGCACCACACTGTACATGAGCCCAGAGCAG CTGTCAGGGAACTCGTACTCCCACAAGGTGGATGTCTACTCCCTGGGCCTCATCCTGTTTGAGCTGCTGTGTCCTTTTCGGACCCACATGGAGAGAGTTCAG ACATTGACTAAAGTGAGAGCAACGGAGTTTCCTGATTATTTCTCACAGAATAACGCACAGGAG CTCGCCATGGTCCGCAGCATGCTCTCCTTGTGCCCCAGCGAGCGGCCTGAGGTGGCTGAGATCACAGAGACTCCCCTCTTC GTCCACGGGGCGTCCCAACCGTCAGCCCAGCACCTGAGCTCCGGCCCACTCACTGTTGTGGCAATGTTCTCCCGATGTTCAGTTTCATTCCCTGGGTCTGTGTTTGAGGGGGCTAGAACATTTCaactttgtgcttttttttaa
- the eif2ak3 gene encoding eukaryotic translation initiation factor 2-alpha kinase 3 isoform X1 yields MEKGLQLGNLSISLVLLLLLKALTGTAQSSAGRGAEPAAALGSETVEDGPDVMERALGSVGAPVTGDVTVEDDENGPAGEEDAGEGDEDARLKRSLVIISTLDGRISALDPDDHGRKLWDLDVGSGCLVSSSLSKPEVFGNKMIIPSLDGALFQWDRDRESMEAVPFSVESLLESSYRIREDTVLVGGKSLTTYGLGAYSGKLRYICSAVGCSHWDEEALEREDVLLLQRTQKTVRAVRPRSGSEKWNFSVGHFELKFVPETQPGLNFIEGELPSGPGAGREGPREGPQIIHEEEDPKAETHELLIKVSVPDWKVMAFNNKPGGGLAWERQFCTPIASAWLVQGGRVIPISLFDDTSYTSRPDPAGEEEEEEIVEEARGATESSVYLGMFQGQLYLQSSVRISEQFSTRPKALDSRNTGGIISLPTVKWKPLIHSPSRTPVLVGSEEFDKCLNNDKFSHEEYSNGALSVLQYPYDNGYYFPYNDRYRGRRDTAVSLVPGHGGPTELRRKDPVLLLPWWKEILGTIVFCIAATTYIVRKFFHPPAASVRQRKESETQCQTDCKLELEPDEPKEVMVTECRSTEYVSRYLTDFQPVQCLGRGGFGVVFEARNKVDDCNYAIKRIRLPNSELAREKVMREVKALAKLEHPGIIRYFNAWQESPPGDWQEEMDQRWLKDTSATDWPLSSPDPMEPLSVKVPVSKPSDTSSVEGGLSPADTFSFHRDVSSTEEAQAHDALPACTVTMGPLSFFASGDSQVEPECSGSPSSFELCPPHGSTDRTTSSFDIVFEDSGCDHTPEDVSRDQGSAPSPQPLIRPDFLSLELPTHRPRPLASPKVYLYIQMQLCRKENLKDWMAERCFPEQRQRGQCLDIFLQIAEAVSFLHGKGLMHRDLKPSNIFFTMDDVVKVGDFGLVTAMDQEEEEDDAGMPLTMPGYARHTGQVGTTLYMSPEQLSGNSYSHKVDVYSLGLILFELLCPFRTHMERVQTLTKVRATEFPDYFSQNNAQELAMVRSMLSLCPSERPEVAEITETPLFVHGASQPSAQHLSSGPLTVVAMFSRCSVSFPGSVFEGARTFQLCAFF; encoded by the exons GTCCCTGGTCATCATCAGCACACTGGATGGGCGCATCTCTGCCTTGGACCCCGATGACCATGGGCGTAAGCTGTGGGACCTGGACGTGGGCTCTGGGTGCTTGGTCTCCTCTAGTCTGAGCAAGCCTGAG GTGTTTGGGAATAAGATGATCATCCCGTCCCTGGACGGCGCGCTCTTCCAGTGGGACCGTGACCGTGAGAGCATGGAGGCTGTGCCCTTTAGCGTGGAGTCGCTGCTGGAGTCGTCATACCGCATACGCGAGGACACGGTCCTGGTTGGTGGGAAGTCCCTCACCACATACGGCCTGGGGGCGTACAGCGGAAAG ctgcGCTACATCTGCTCAGCGGTGGGCTGCAGCCACTGGGACGAGGAGGCGCTGGAGCGCGAGGACGTGCTGTTGCTCCAGCGTACCCAGAAGACCGTCCGTGCCGTCCGCCCCCGCAGCGGCAGTGAAAA GTGGAACTTTAGCGTGGGACATTTCGAGCTAAAGTTCGTTCCTGAGACGCAACCAGGTCTGAACTTCATTGAGGGAGAGCTGCCGAGTGGGCCGGGGGCGGGGCGTGAGGGACCCCGGGAAGGTCCCCAGATCATTCACGAGGAGGAGGATCCCAAGGCTGAGACTCACGAGCTGCTCATCAAAGTGTCTGTGCCTGACTGGAAGGTCATGGCCTTCAACAACAAGCCGGGCGGAGGGCTGGCCTGGGAGCGCCAG TTCTGCACCCCGATCGCCTCCGCGTGGCTGGTACAGGGAGGCAGGGTCATTCCCATCAGTCTGTTCGATGACACGTCCTACACCTCCCGGCCCGACCCCGcgggtgaggaggaggaggaggagattgTGGAGGAAGCTCGTGGTGCCACGGAATCCAGCGTCTACCTTG GGATGTTCCAGGGGCAGCTGTACCTCCAGTCTTCAGTGCGGATCTCGGAGCAGTTCTCCACTCGGCCCAAAGCCCTGGACAGCCGCAACACTGGGGGAATCATCTCCCTCCCCACTGTCAAGTGGAAACCCTTGATCC ATTCTCCATCTCGGACCCCAGTCTTGGTTGGCTCAGAGGAGTTTGACAAGTGTCTGAACAACGACAAGTTTTCCCATGAGGAGTACAGCAACGGGGCCCTGTCAGTGCTGCAGTACCCATACG ACAATGGCTACTACTTCCCCTATAATGACCGGTACCGGGGTCGGCGGGACACAGCTGTCAGCCTGGTGCCAGGCCACGGGGGCCCAACCGAGTTGCGCAGGAAGGACCCAGTGCTGCTGCTGCCCTGGTGGAAGGAGATCCTGGGCACCATCGTCTTCTGCATTGCCGCCACCACCTACATTGTCCGCAAGTTCTTCCACCCACCAGCTGCCAGTGTGCGG CAGCGGAAAGAGTCGGAGACCCAGTGTCAGACGGACTGCAAGCTGGAGCTGGAGCCAGACGAACCCAAGGAGGTGATGGTGACGGAGTGCCGGAGCACGGAATACGTGtccag GTACCTGACTGATTTCCAGCCAGTGCAGTGTCTAGGCCGGGGGGGCTTTGGCGTGGTATTTGAGGCTCGCAACAAAGTGGACGACTGCAACTACGCCATCAAGAGGATACGACTGCCAAACAG CGAGCTGGCCCGCGAGAAGGTCATGCGTGAGGTGAAGGCTCTGGCTAAGTTAGAGCACCCAGGCATCATCCGTTACTTCAACGCCTGGCAGGAGAGCCCCCCCGGGGACTGGCAAGAAGAGATGGACCAGCGCTGGCTGAAGGATACCAG CGCCACAGACTGGCCACTCAGCTCCCCAGACCCCATGGAGCCGCTGTCTGTGAAGGTCCCGGTCTCCAAGCCCTCAGACACTTCTTCTGTGGAGGGTGGGCTGAGCCCGGCGGACACCTTCTCCTTCCACAGGGACGTGTCGTCCACTGAGGAGGCCCAGGCCCATGACGCCTTGCCTGCCTGCACTGTCACCATGGGCCCACTCAGCTTCTTTGCCAGTGGCGACAGCCAGGTGGAGCCTGAGTGCTCCGGCTCCCCCAGTTCCTTCGAGTTGTGTCCGCCGCACGGCTCCACTGACCGCACCACCTCCTCCTTCGACATCGTGTTCGAGGATTCTGGTTGTGACCACACCCCCGAGGACGTTTCTCGTGACCAGGGCTCCGCCCCCTCCCCTCAGCCGTTGATCCGTCCCGACTTCCTGAGCCTGGAGCTGCCCACCCACCGGCCGCGGCCCCTGGCCTCTCCCAAGGTCTACTTGTACATCCAGATGCAACTGTGCCGCAAGGAGAACCTCAAGGACTGGATGGCCGAGCGCTGCTTCCCAGAGCAGCGCCAACGCGGCCAGTGCCTGGACATCTTCTTGCAGATCGCCGAGGCCGTCAGCTTCCTGCATGGAAAGGGCCTGATGCACCGCGACCTCAAG CCCTCCAACATCTTCTTCACGATGGATGACGTGGTGAAGGTGGGCGACTTCGGACTGGTGACAGCCATGgaccaggaggaggaggaagacgaCGCTGGCATGCCCCTGACAATGCCAGGCTACGCTCGACACACTGGCCAAGTGGGCACCACACTGTACATGAGCCCAGAGCAG CTGTCAGGGAACTCGTACTCCCACAAGGTGGATGTCTACTCCCTGGGCCTCATCCTGTTTGAGCTGCTGTGTCCTTTTCGGACCCACATGGAGAGAGTTCAG ACATTGACTAAAGTGAGAGCAACGGAGTTTCCTGATTATTTCTCACAGAATAACGCACAGGAG CTCGCCATGGTCCGCAGCATGCTCTCCTTGTGCCCCAGCGAGCGGCCTGAGGTGGCTGAGATCACAGAGACTCCCCTCTTC GTCCACGGGGCGTCCCAACCGTCAGCCCAGCACCTGAGCTCCGGCCCACTCACTGTTGTGGCAATGTTCTCCCGATGTTCAGTTTCATTCCCTGGGTCTGTGTTTGAGGGGGCTAGAACATTTCaactttgtgcttttttttaa